A genomic region of Ktedonobacteraceae bacterium contains the following coding sequences:
- a CDS encoding GNAT family N-acetyltransferase encodes MRNSMQPPVITKQLARRIQAVIDASHLDGTIQVRQQPGNPYDFVVQRFGNATAYMACGIPFSGWWNRVVGLTLEESDKLDDILGFFRGQHLQCNIDLAPTEFTSEFAQLLIQHGLYPTPNGTVLYGWPQVSNQALSQGVSIKEISLDDIDLFLELWADGFEFPAGPQRKVIMDIRKGAFSAPGSRLYIASVNETPAAMAGLYIHDGIAYLSGGATLPAFRKHGCHTALTQRRMRDAAEAGCELAIGFAGTFGSISQNNMERAGLRIAYLMTVWVDESV; translated from the coding sequence ATGAGAAATAGCATGCAGCCACCGGTGATAACCAAACAGCTCGCGCGTCGCATCCAGGCAGTTATCGATGCATCGCACCTGGATGGTACCATCCAGGTGCGACAACAGCCCGGCAACCCTTATGATTTCGTCGTTCAACGCTTTGGCAATGCTACTGCCTATATGGCGTGTGGCATACCCTTCTCCGGCTGGTGGAACAGGGTTGTCGGCCTCACATTGGAAGAGAGCGACAAATTAGATGATATCCTGGGCTTTTTTCGTGGGCAGCACCTGCAATGTAATATCGACCTGGCCCCCACAGAATTTACATCAGAATTCGCCCAGCTACTCATTCAGCATGGACTCTATCCAACCCCCAACGGTACGGTCCTTTATGGCTGGCCACAGGTGAGCAACCAGGCGCTTTCACAGGGAGTATCGATAAAAGAGATTTCGTTGGACGACATTGATCTTTTCCTTGAACTCTGGGCGGATGGTTTTGAATTTCCTGCCGGGCCACAGAGGAAAGTAATAATGGACATACGCAAGGGCGCGTTTTCTGCTCCCGGCTCTCGCCTCTACATCGCCTCTGTTAACGAAACTCCGGCGGCTATGGCCGGTCTATATATCCATGACGGCATTGCCTATCTTAGCGGTGGCGCAACATTGCCCGCGTTCCGCAAACATGGGTGCCACACGGCATTAACCCAACGCCGCATGCGTGATGCGGCAGAGGCAGGTTGCGAGCTGGCGATCGGGTTCGCCGGAACATTCGGCTCAATCAGCCAGAACAATATGGAACGAGCAGGGTTACGGATTGCGTATTTGATGACGGTATGGGTCGATGAGTCCGTCTAG
- a CDS encoding serine/threonine-protein kinase — protein MRNENDLVGKILGTCTLIKLLGHGGMGVVYLAEQARPARMVAVKVLQPNVPPSSSAYSDFLARFRREADVIAKLEHVNIMPIYEYGEQDGLAYLVMPYLSGGTLRDLLARRGALSMQETATYLDQAAYALSYAHAQGVIHRDIKPSNFLIHSDGRLVLADFGIARIMQEHSISKASTLTGTGMMVGTPDYMAPEMAHGEQIDQRADIYELGILVFQMLTGRVPFIGSTPLMVAVKHLQEPLPSLSQINPAIPPAVDAVLMTATAKRREDRYMSALDLAQAFRVAINTPHSVNYVPDNDTLPVPGSSPSHPGIVQEISASSATQRQNTPLPAIRQALPVTPVSQSPEVLRAGASGIERPISGVNAPVAPYVQAPAGQKSKSNTPLLVIGALVVFVLVAGGTFFGLKIVTGQSSPNNSPTPTPVVQTTPTTNPTATTQPSPTATTPPTPTPMQQAQATVQSYFDYINVRDYADAYNLFGSYLQSKQSYNSFASGYSHTEHDDVQFGAITSNSDGTFKVAVTITATEDNSSGGGTHISTYQGYYVVGTENGQWKLLNASLSKGS, from the coding sequence ATGAGGAATGAAAACGATCTCGTAGGTAAAATACTGGGAACATGTACGCTAATAAAACTCCTTGGGCATGGAGGAATGGGGGTTGTTTACCTCGCGGAGCAGGCTCGCCCCGCTCGCATGGTAGCCGTTAAGGTCTTGCAGCCGAATGTTCCCCCTTCGAGCAGCGCATATAGCGACTTCCTGGCACGCTTCCGGCGCGAAGCCGATGTGATCGCTAAACTCGAACATGTCAACATTATGCCAATTTATGAATACGGCGAGCAAGATGGTCTTGCCTACCTGGTTATGCCCTATCTCAGCGGTGGCACCTTGCGCGATCTGCTGGCCAGGCGCGGCGCGCTTTCTATGCAGGAAACGGCCACTTATCTCGACCAGGCCGCCTACGCACTCAGTTATGCCCATGCCCAGGGCGTGATTCACCGCGATATCAAACCCAGCAACTTCCTGATTCATAGTGATGGGCGATTGGTTCTGGCCGATTTCGGCATCGCTCGCATCATGCAGGAGCATAGCATTTCGAAAGCATCCACCTTGACCGGTACCGGGATGATGGTAGGCACACCAGATTACATGGCCCCAGAAATGGCACATGGCGAGCAAATCGACCAGCGGGCCGATATTTACGAACTCGGTATCCTGGTATTTCAAATGCTGACCGGGCGCGTTCCATTTATCGGTAGCACTCCTCTGATGGTGGCAGTAAAACACCTTCAGGAGCCATTGCCTTCGTTATCTCAAATTAATCCCGCCATTCCACCTGCCGTGGATGCTGTATTGATGACGGCCACCGCCAAAAGACGCGAAGACCGCTACATGTCGGCCCTGGACCTGGCGCAGGCGTTTCGGGTTGCCATTAACACACCTCATTCCGTCAATTACGTGCCGGACAACGATACGCTCCCGGTTCCTGGTTCATCGCCCTCTCACCCCGGAATTGTGCAGGAGATCAGCGCATCTTCCGCTACCCAGCGCCAGAATACTCCTCTACCGGCTATTCGCCAGGCCTTGCCTGTCACTCCTGTTTCTCAGTCACCAGAGGTCCTAAGAGCTGGTGCTTCGGGTATCGAAAGGCCAATCTCTGGTGTCAATGCTCCTGTAGCCCCATATGTACAGGCACCAGCCGGGCAGAAAAGCAAATCTAATACACCGTTACTGGTTATTGGCGCCCTGGTAGTCTTTGTTTTAGTTGCGGGCGGAACATTTTTCGGCCTGAAGATCGTTACAGGGCAGTCCTCGCCCAATAATTCACCGACTCCAACGCCCGTCGTGCAAACCACTCCCACAACGAATCCAACCGCGACGACGCAACCCTCGCCAACCGCGACAACTCCGCCGACGCCCACTCCCATGCAACAGGCCCAGGCAACGGTTCAGAGTTATTTCGACTATATCAATGTTCGAGATTATGCTGATGCCTACAACCTGTTCGGAAGCTATCTCCAAAGCAAACAATCGTATAATAGCTTCGCAAGCGGTTACTCTCATACCGAACACGATGACGTTCAATTTGGCGCCATAACATCCAACTCGGACGGCACCTTTAAAGTTGCGGTCACCATCACTGCTACTGAGGATAACAGTTCTGGCGGTGGTACGCATATCAGTACGTACCAGGGATATTACGTGGTCGGAACCGAGAATGGACAATGGAAATTGCTCAACGCTTCGTTAAGCAAGGGAAGCTAA
- the add gene encoding adenosine deaminase, translating into MSIESYLRAMPKVELHIHLEGAIQPATVLGLARRNRIDLPYQDEAALRKSFTYRDFDHFVEMFIIVTRCLKTVEDYELIVYELGAELARQNVCYAEVTVTPSTHYRFGIPQDTWFIGIQRGRKRVQDDFGITLNWIFNIVRKWAEPSITGSMADYVTHVAIEGKNDGVVALGLAGSEAGAPPEPFARWFEQARSEGLHSVPHAGEMAGAESIWGAIQALGAERIAHGVRAIEDPGLVEYLVAHRLPLDITPTSNIQLGMYPDYASHPLPRLHGAGAIVTISSDDPPLFNTTLNDEYVLLSTEFGLETGAIDQIALNGVRASFLPETQKRAMEKTFREEYSRLKAMH; encoded by the coding sequence ATGTCTATTGAGAGCTACTTACGCGCTATGCCCAAAGTTGAATTGCACATCCACCTGGAGGGCGCTATTCAACCCGCTACCGTATTGGGGCTTGCCCGGCGCAATCGCATCGACTTACCTTATCAGGATGAGGCCGCGCTCCGCAAGTCATTCACCTACCGCGACTTCGATCATTTTGTTGAGATGTTCATCATAGTGACACGCTGTTTGAAGACGGTCGAGGATTACGAACTGATCGTCTACGAACTGGGCGCGGAACTGGCAAGGCAAAACGTTTGCTATGCCGAAGTCACGGTCACGCCCAGTACGCACTACCGGTTCGGCATTCCGCAGGATACCTGGTTTATAGGTATACAACGAGGGCGAAAGCGCGTCCAGGACGACTTCGGCATTACTCTCAACTGGATTTTCAATATTGTGCGCAAATGGGCCGAGCCATCGATTACCGGCTCAATGGCCGATTACGTCACACACGTGGCTATTGAGGGGAAAAATGATGGCGTCGTGGCACTTGGTCTGGCCGGTTCAGAGGCAGGTGCGCCCCCGGAACCTTTCGCCCGCTGGTTCGAGCAGGCCCGCTCTGAGGGCCTGCACAGTGTTCCCCATGCCGGTGAAATGGCGGGCGCGGAGAGCATCTGGGGAGCAATACAGGCGCTAGGAGCCGAGCGTATTGCGCATGGTGTGCGCGCCATCGAAGACCCAGGATTGGTCGAATATCTCGTCGCTCACCGCCTTCCACTCGACATCACGCCTACAAGCAATATCCAGCTTGGAATGTATCCCGACTATGCATCTCATCCATTACCACGGCTCCATGGTGCAGGCGCTATCGTCACCATCAGCAGCGATGATCCTCCTCTCTTCAACACAACCCTCAACGATGAGTATGTTTTGCTTTCAACCGAATTCGGACTGGAAACCGGTGCAATTGATCAGATCGCGCTCAATGGAGTTCGTGCCAGTTTCCTGCCTGAGACACAAAAACGAGCAATGGAAAAGACATTTCGTGAGGAATATAGCCGGTTGAAGGCAATGCACTAA
- a CDS encoding glycosyltransferase family 39 protein — MPGRRLDGYDRCAAVILTPGTLLRLILIALSWPAPYNDEGTMGLMAFDVAYHGAHPLVYYGQDYLGSAEAYIGAFFFHLFGPSTFALRLTTVLLFALFLLCIYLLVSRLYAKSLALFSIVILSLGAPDVIFRQLLANGGDPDYLFFTALLLLLTAWLAFSANPLEQRDDENDTTLSAKKSKRLSWSRIIAYAAWGGCAGLDLWSYPLCLPFVLVAGLLLALFCRRELRLPSLSLLAVCFLIGLSPFLIYKATVPVTPNQNALFSSGGYREPSYPSLNGLSKQVATISPQGIGPRPLQEVMGTFLVSVPLITSGNTLCPIAEVNEWPLSNQSNAATLFCTGVHGIWGLGFLLLFCVAAITAARRFWQYWQKIPPHGQHYSPELRHEAIRHAGRLMILVGAGATLLAFILYPQASAVTPYTSARYLIGLLIAIPAVLAPLWEKKHSVKTFQSWSGRLKAIGRYGVIVLILGTCLLGTITIFTQQVTPAQASFRRQYALIQSLLRLGATRVYMEYDDCNRITFLSNEQIICAALDKGLRPGLDRYFPYRAMVAQAPQPFYVLAEGSVQAQYFEQVAAKEHITYKEFHANGYIVYEPEKRIAP; from the coding sequence ATGCCAGGCCGTCGTCTTGATGGCTATGATCGCTGTGCCGCCGTTATTCTCACGCCAGGAACACTGCTCCGCCTGATTCTCATCGCCTTAAGCTGGCCGGCTCCATATAACGATGAAGGAACGATGGGGCTGATGGCTTTCGATGTCGCCTATCATGGGGCCCATCCACTGGTCTACTACGGGCAAGATTACCTGGGATCAGCAGAAGCATATATCGGCGCCTTCTTTTTTCATCTCTTTGGGCCATCGACCTTCGCGCTCAGGCTTACGACGGTTCTCCTTTTCGCGCTCTTTCTGCTCTGCATATACCTCCTGGTTTCGAGGCTCTATGCAAAATCCCTGGCGCTATTCTCGATTGTCATCCTGTCTCTTGGAGCGCCCGACGTGATATTCCGGCAATTGCTGGCGAATGGAGGCGATCCCGATTACCTGTTCTTTACGGCCCTGCTCCTGCTACTCACTGCCTGGCTTGCTTTCAGCGCAAATCCACTTGAACAGAGGGATGATGAGAACGATACGACACTTTCAGCGAAAAAGAGCAAGCGCTTGTCATGGTCTCGTATCATCGCCTATGCTGCCTGGGGAGGATGCGCGGGCCTTGATCTCTGGAGCTATCCCTTGTGCCTGCCATTTGTTCTGGTCGCGGGTCTTCTGCTCGCACTCTTCTGCCGTAGAGAGCTGCGCCTACCATCGCTCTCGTTGCTGGCAGTATGTTTTCTGATTGGCCTATCGCCATTCCTCATTTACAAAGCCACAGTTCCGGTAACTCCGAACCAGAACGCGCTATTTTCTTCTGGGGGATATCGCGAGCCCTCCTATCCTTCGCTGAACGGATTGTCAAAGCAGGTGGCAACTATTTCGCCGCAAGGCATTGGTCCGCGCCCGCTCCAGGAAGTTATGGGAACATTCCTGGTCTCGGTTCCTCTGATTACCAGTGGTAATACGTTGTGCCCCATCGCGGAAGTAAATGAGTGGCCACTTTCCAACCAATCGAATGCAGCGACGCTCTTCTGCACAGGCGTTCATGGCATCTGGGGCCTGGGTTTTCTGCTGCTGTTTTGCGTTGCGGCCATTACTGCCGCGCGTCGTTTCTGGCAGTACTGGCAGAAAATACCGCCGCATGGGCAGCACTATTCTCCAGAACTGCGGCATGAAGCTATCCGTCACGCTGGCCGCCTCATGATCCTCGTAGGCGCAGGCGCGACACTGCTAGCTTTCATCCTCTACCCGCAGGCATCGGCAGTCACTCCTTACACTTCTGCGCGCTACCTGATCGGACTTCTGATAGCCATACCTGCTGTGCTCGCTCCGCTGTGGGAAAAGAAACACAGTGTGAAAACCTTTCAAAGCTGGAGCGGGCGTCTCAAAGCAATCGGCCGCTATGGAGTGATTGTGCTCATATTGGGGACATGCCTGTTAGGAACCATCACGATCTTCACCCAGCAAGTTACCCCGGCGCAGGCAAGCTTCCGGCGCCAGTATGCCTTGATCCAGAGCCTTCTTCGTTTAGGAGCTACGCGGGTCTACATGGAGTACGATGACTGCAACCGCATCACCTTTCTCAGCAACGAACAGATTATCTGCGCCGCGCTCGATAAAGGATTGCGACCCGGCCTTGACCGCTATTTCCCTTATCGAGCCATGGTTGCCCAGGCACCGCAACCATTTTATGTGCTAGCAGAAGGCTCGGTCCAGGCGCAATACTTCGAGCAAGTAGCCGCGAAAGAACACATTACTTACAAGGAGTTCCACGCAAACGGATACATTGTATACGAACCGGAGAAACGTATCGCCCCTTAA
- a CDS encoding TetR/AcrR family transcriptional regulator — MVLLEKSVDPRVKRTRKLLQQAFMELMAEKDMASISIGEITDRATVNRATFYAHFPDKYALLDSIIREMFQQALIRHLPPAPAWNMQSLRALVRAAFGFMDEFHANCKPSDRQFDPRVEQAVQQELAEVLLAWLKQARVAGKRPGIRLELVASVVSWAIFGPAVQWGRKERTPSADEMADQTLLVITEGLAHLAPDFLPG, encoded by the coding sequence ATGGTACTCTTAGAGAAAAGCGTGGATCCCCGTGTGAAGCGCACGCGCAAGTTACTCCAACAGGCGTTTATGGAGCTGATGGCAGAGAAAGACATGGCCTCGATTAGTATTGGGGAGATTACTGATCGTGCGACGGTCAACCGTGCCACATTTTATGCTCACTTTCCTGATAAATACGCACTGCTCGATTCAATCATTCGTGAGATGTTTCAGCAAGCACTGATCCGGCATCTTCCTCCTGCGCCCGCTTGGAACATGCAGAGCCTGCGTGCATTGGTCAGAGCAGCGTTTGGCTTCATGGACGAGTTTCATGCAAATTGTAAACCCAGCGACCGTCAATTCGATCCGAGGGTAGAACAAGCAGTACAGCAGGAATTGGCCGAGGTCTTACTGGCATGGCTTAAGCAAGCCAGGGTTGCAGGTAAACGCCCAGGTATACGCCTGGAACTGGTCGCCTCTGTAGTCAGCTGGGCCATTTTCGGTCCCGCCGTCCAATGGGGTCGCAAAGAACGCACACCCTCCGCTGATGAGATGGCCGATCAGACCCTGCTGGTGATCACCGAGGGGCTGGCACACCTGGCGCCCGACTTTTTACCTGGATAA
- a CDS encoding YceI family protein, which produces MTTQNQPAAEAQTRWVFDPFHTQVEFAAKHLGMMTVRGNFLDVQTSGEIYPDHPEASSVDVTVQTASIRTHNPQRDNDLRSSNFLEVDKYPTMHFKSTKIEQTGPDTYSMTGDLTIKGNTRPVTFKVVKYGEFNDPMMGHRIGYSAETKINRKDFGLTFSMMLDGRWIVSEEVEIFIEGEFVEQKQEQTA; this is translated from the coding sequence ATGACCACACAGAATCAACCTGCAGCTGAAGCCCAGACGCGCTGGGTATTTGATCCTTTCCACACACAAGTCGAGTTTGCTGCGAAGCACCTGGGAATGATGACGGTGCGGGGAAACTTTCTCGATGTTCAGACTTCGGGTGAGATCTATCCCGATCATCCCGAGGCGTCCTCGGTAGATGTTACGGTCCAGACTGCCAGTATTCGTACTCATAACCCCCAGCGAGACAATGACCTGCGCTCGTCGAATTTCCTGGAAGTTGACAAGTATCCGACCATGCACTTCAAGAGCACGAAGATCGAACAGACCGGGCCGGATACCTACAGCATGACCGGCGACCTGACCATCAAGGGCAATACGCGACCGGTGACCTTTAAGGTGGTGAAGTACGGGGAATTCAATGATCCCATGATGGGCCACCGCATTGGCTATAGTGCGGAGACGAAGATCAACCGCAAGGACTTTGGCCTCACATTCAGTATGATGCTCGATGGCAGGTGGATCGTCAGTGAGGAGGTTGAGATCTTCATCGAGGGCGAGTTTGTTGAGCAAAAGCAAGAGCAAACGGCCTAG
- a CDS encoding dihydrofolate reductase family protein, with protein MNTLPPLETLFDAQRGTEMPLPPELAALYGQLRFPLQPDRPYVFANFVTSLDGVTSLEAPERAGGGDISGNNKHDHMVMGILRAIADSIIVGAGTLRKSPRHIWTAEHIYPPLASLYRQLRHALGKSEPPLNVIVTREGNIDMNQRLFQSGAVPVLIITTSEGEQRLRQQTIASSTSIIASEPTGEGDLSAKAILEVVQRARPSDLILTEGGPQLLANFFAEYCLDELFLTLAPQVAGRDETIKRPGLVAGKLFAPEFPLWGSLVSVKRETNHLFLRYSFASR; from the coding sequence ATGAACACATTACCACCACTCGAAACACTCTTCGACGCGCAGCGAGGAACTGAGATGCCGCTACCGCCAGAACTTGCAGCGCTCTACGGTCAACTGCGGTTCCCACTACAACCTGACCGGCCCTATGTCTTCGCCAACTTTGTCACGTCCCTGGACGGTGTGACTTCGCTGGAAGCGCCGGAGAGAGCAGGTGGAGGTGACATTAGCGGCAACAATAAGCATGACCACATGGTGATGGGCATCCTGCGCGCAATTGCCGATTCTATCATCGTTGGGGCCGGTACACTGCGCAAATCACCGAGACATATATGGACTGCCGAACATATCTATCCACCGCTCGCGTCTCTGTACCGGCAGCTTCGCCATGCCCTGGGCAAGTCTGAACCGCCCTTGAACGTGATCGTCACGCGTGAGGGCAATATCGACATGAATCAGCGGCTATTTCAATCCGGCGCAGTTCCGGTGCTGATTATTACCACAAGCGAGGGCGAACAGCGCCTGCGCCAGCAAACTATTGCATCTTCGACAAGCATCATCGCTAGCGAGCCAACTGGGGAGGGCGATTTGAGCGCAAAGGCCATCCTGGAAGTCGTGCAGCGAGCACGACCCTCTGATTTGATCCTGACTGAGGGTGGTCCACAGTTGTTGGCCAATTTCTTCGCGGAGTACTGCCTGGATGAATTATTCCTGACACTTGCTCCACAGGTTGCCGGACGCGACGAGACCATTAAGCGACCTGGCCTGGTCGCCGGTAAGCTCTTCGCGCCCGAATTCCCCTTGTGGGGGTCATTAGTCAGCGTCAAACGTGAAACGAACCACCTGTTTTTGCGCTATTCGTTTGCATCAAGGTGA
- a CDS encoding XRE family transcriptional regulator gives MVALDVTTNRLARAVRAHRESRGLSLGVLAQKAGISKTSLSKIEAGQGNPSLEVLNSIANALNVPVSTLFGEENHPQVHIIRREEGQVTASDSGLHVRTLLVDGRSHRMSIYEMHLPARATYRAPAHLPGTQEFILCLEGEMLLGPEGQEIELHPGDAICFAADLPHTYASITGAKAFLVMQYPPAQGIEL, from the coding sequence ATGGTTGCACTGGATGTTACAACCAACCGTCTTGCGCGGGCTGTAAGAGCGCATCGGGAGAGTCGAGGATTATCATTAGGTGTGCTCGCGCAAAAAGCAGGCATCTCGAAAACGAGCCTCTCAAAAATTGAAGCGGGGCAGGGCAATCCCTCGCTTGAGGTCTTGAACAGCATTGCTAATGCATTGAACGTGCCTGTCAGTACTCTTTTTGGAGAGGAGAATCATCCTCAGGTCCATATTATCCGTCGCGAAGAGGGGCAGGTCACAGCATCTGATTCTGGATTACATGTCCGAACGCTACTTGTTGATGGCCGCAGTCATCGTATGAGCATCTATGAAATGCACCTCCCTGCGAGGGCAACTTACCGTGCGCCCGCCCATCTCCCTGGTACGCAAGAATTCATTCTTTGTCTCGAAGGAGAAATGCTTCTTGGGCCAGAAGGGCAAGAAATAGAGCTGCACCCGGGAGATGCTATTTGCTTCGCTGCCGATCTTCCCCATACCTATGCTTCGATCACCGGTGCGAAAGCATTTCTGGTGATGCAATATCCTCCGGCTCAAGGCATCGAGTTGTGA
- a CDS encoding YbaK/EbsC family protein → MNDYEQRLRAYLEEQQIDAEHLSFDQPCHSVAEAARAVNASPQELVKNICLLDGDGQLITAIVKGEDRVSVSRIAKTLQKEGLRLATPDEILGKTGYPCGGTPSFGYAAVFLIDPKVMEREVVYTGGGSETSLVKIRTEELVRANRGTLVRIRQ, encoded by the coding sequence ATGAACGACTATGAGCAACGGCTCCGCGCCTATCTTGAGGAACAGCAGATAGACGCCGAGCATCTATCATTCGATCAACCCTGTCATTCGGTAGCAGAGGCAGCTCGCGCTGTCAATGCGTCTCCTCAGGAGCTTGTTAAAAACATTTGTCTTCTTGATGGCGATGGTCAACTGATTACTGCTATTGTAAAAGGTGAAGATCGGGTAAGCGTCTCGCGGATTGCTAAAACATTGCAGAAAGAGGGACTGCGCCTGGCGACCCCGGACGAAATCCTGGGAAAAACCGGCTATCCATGTGGAGGCACACCCTCATTCGGGTATGCAGCAGTGTTTCTGATTGATCCAAAAGTGATGGAACGAGAGGTGGTTTATACAGGAGGTGGCAGTGAAACCTCCCTGGTTAAGATAAGGACAGAAGAACTTGTACGGGCCAATCGAGGCACTCTTGTCCGTATTCGCCAGTAA
- a CDS encoding DUF4440 domain-containing protein, producing MNSEQEKSRLLQLYKSSLQAHFEHDARTFLAEYASQWYEIRNAGVRLRTKEEALPAIEQYFQRTHFYDISEIAAPIIHISADASMAWVIGEIHVRASQEGPDKKERNFSFHCAWVSIYEKQEGQWAQVVDAPSFQFQTNDDESSRGAG from the coding sequence ATGAATAGCGAGCAGGAAAAATCCAGGCTCTTGCAACTATACAAAAGCTCTCTGCAAGCCCACTTTGAGCATGATGCTAGAACATTTCTGGCTGAATATGCCTCACAGTGGTATGAGATACGCAATGCAGGCGTCCGGCTTCGCACAAAAGAAGAAGCGCTCCCTGCCATCGAGCAATATTTCCAGCGGACTCACTTCTATGACATCAGTGAGATTGCTGCCCCAATCATCCATATCTCAGCGGATGCCAGTATGGCATGGGTGATCGGCGAAATTCACGTTCGCGCTTCTCAGGAGGGGCCTGATAAGAAAGAGCGGAACTTCTCTTTCCACTGCGCCTGGGTTTCCATTTATGAAAAACAAGAGGGCCAATGGGCACAGGTTGTCGATGCTCCCTCTTTCCAGTTTCAGACGAATGACGATGAAAGCAGCAGAGGAGCAGGCTGA